One region of Pygocentrus nattereri isolate fPygNat1 chromosome 14, fPygNat1.pri, whole genome shotgun sequence genomic DNA includes:
- the LOC108427426 gene encoding toll-like receptor 5 isoform X2, with protein sequence MTLFCQALSTLSAIKLDGNRFLCDCSLRNFQTWLNQSQKETNIEGNVEDLMCEFPEEQHGVPLIYAVLCEDMGDEENVENLRLALFICCTVFILLILTCAIVFVRLRGYCFKLYRKVITFVEGSSKTPANDSFLYDIYLCFSPKDTGWVEKALLRKLDTQFSENNFRCCFEARDFLPGEDHLSNMRNAVWNSKKVLCIVSHDFLKDGWCLEAFTLAQSKMLEEVKDVLLVLLVDKIPQFKLMKYEPIRTYIQTRRCMRWPEDSQDLEWFYNQIKQSILKGTKDKHVKNTETNHDVPQIEAVTAF encoded by the exons ATGACTCTATTCTGTCAG GCTTTGAGCACCCTCAGTGCAATTAAGCTGGATGGGAACCGCTTCCTTTGTGACTGCAGCTTAAGGAACTTCCAAACCTGGCTAAATCAGTCGCAAAAGGAAACCAATATTGAAGGCAATGTCGAGGATCTGATGTGTGAGTTTCCAGAAGAGCAGCATGGTGTTCCTCTTATTTACGCTGTACTCTGTGAAGACATGGGCGACGAGGAGAACGTTGAGAATCTTCGGCTTGCCCTTTTCATCTGTTGCACAGTTTTCATTCTGCTAATCCTCACCTGTGCTATTGTTTTTGTCCGTCTACGGGGTTACTGCttcaagctttacagaaagGTGATCACATTTGTGGAGGGAAGTTCAAAGACACCTGCCAATGACAGCTTCTTGTATGACATCTACCTGTGCTTCAGTCCAAAAGACACTGGCTGGGTGGAGAAGGCACTGTTAAGGAAGCTAGACACACAGTTCTCGGAGAACAACTTCCGTTGCTGTTTTGAGGCACGAGACTTCCTACCAGGGGAAGATCATCTATCCAACATGCGGAACGCTGTCTGGAACAGTAAGAAAGTATTGTGCATTGTCTCCCATGATTTCCTCAAGGACGGCTGGTGCTTGGAGGCTTTCACTCTGGCCCAGAGCAAGATGCTGGAAGAGGTCAAGGATGTCTTGTTGGTGCTTCTTGTTGACAAAATACCACAGTTCAAATTGATGAAGTATGAACCCATCAGAACCTACATTCAGACCAGGAGATGTATGCGCTGGCCAGAGGACAGCCAGGACTTAGAGTGGTTCTACAACCAGATTAAACAAAGCATATTAAAGGGCACCAAAGACAAACATGTGAAAAATACTGAAACAAACCACGATGTTCCACAAATTGAAGCAGTCACTGCTTTTTAA